In Mugil cephalus isolate CIBA_MC_2020 chromosome 11, CIBA_Mcephalus_1.1, whole genome shotgun sequence, the genomic window ATCtgcaaagtctttttttaatttgcacattatATAAATGAGAACCTTTCAGTCTGGACCGTTGACGCTATcctcattaaaatgttaataaaatacagcaaaatatTCAAGTTGTCTAGACTGACATGCAAATTTTAACTTGCTTAGGGGAGCTGGTtatttaaataatcatttattgTTTGAGGTTTAATTTCAGACTGACCGTAAGAATAGTTTCACTCACCACtattttgctattttatttttaccagagCAAGACCTCTCATATAGCAGTAGGCCTCTCTACAGTGGTCTGACTCAGAGCTAAGCGGGTTTTTTAGCTCAGTAAGTAACCGATATGACAACAAGAGTGGACATCTGTGTTGATTTCCTTCACAGCCTCACTAACATCTGTGAGGAAGTGCCCGTGGCCTGAATACTAATCTGTGTGAGAATGCTTACGGTGTCTGTGACATGTGCTGCATGGCTGTGGTACATACTGCCGGGTTTCGCGGGGCCTAATCTTGAGGGTTTGCCGTGTGTAAACGTCGAGCCTCGTTTGCCTGCTTTCTTCTTGGTTttctcatcttctcattttcCTCTATGCATCCGTTTGGGCCGAGGGTGTCACGTTTGAACGCATGCATGTTGTGTTACAGCCTTTGTTTTAGAGTGCGAGAACATATTACGTTATATTTGAACATATTACATGGCGTGGCCTCGGTTTTGTGCCATTTATCAAActtgttttgttaaaattaaaaacaacacaaagccaAGATGAAGGCAAACTATTGCCAGTATTTAAGTGGACAATTTAGAGATATAGTAATGGAGCCGTTTTATCTGTAGTTACATTTAAGTAAACTATAGTCATTTAGGACAAATAAATGTCGCTCTAAACTGCAATAGATCACTCAGTAGATGTTGTTAATATAgcacaaaaaaactgaattaacaGTATTTTCATTCATGTGATATTACTTTATGCATAGCTAAAGACTTGTAGTCATTAACATTCAATATACGCTATAGAAATATTATGGAATTGGACTGACACATTCGAGAAAACTATTCAGTCTGACTCATTTTTCTCACGTCCTTGTTCTTGTATGAAACACTAAAACCTTGGCCTTTAAAATCACCTGTTGTGCGTTGTTGTTTTACTGTAACAAGGTGTTTTAAGTGGGCCCCTTCCCTTGACTGACATTCTTCTTGTTGCATGCCGTCTGCGTTCTGCATTCTTTTATTTGAGTGGGTGTGTggaaattcactttttttttcgtgttcttttttgtctttcttcgTAGCTGTGAAGTCGTCGAGCTGTCAGGAGAAGGAAAACGAGAGGAGCTGAACTTCGGAACACTGAGACTTTAATGGCTCAAACTCAACCGTTACATTTCACTGTAAATTGAAAActcacacataaatatacactGTCGCGATGGTACGtcacaggtctgtacatttgttttaatgaactagatatgtgtttatattgtaGATGTATTttacagaacaacaacaaaaaaaaaaaatagacaaaactaTTCCCGACAATGTTGTACTGTCATATTTCTCTTATTGCCAGTCTTGTTACGACAGATTTGTACAGACGAATAAAATCTTTTAAACACGTTATTGCATTCATTCAAATTAACACACACGTAAAGCAGATCTGTATAACCTCCTTCATTCACCGGTAAAGCTGCCAGCATGCGAAGCCATCTGAAACTTTGAGAAATGCAGCTGAACTCAAGCAGCAGATATTTCCACTGATAACTGAGTgtaaaaaccacacacacagagacccTTCCAAATAGGCCGACAAAAGTGCACTAGTACCGTTACTCAAAGAGACGCTGAAGTCGAGGGGATGAAGAGTGGTTTTTGCACATGAGAAGAGCTGACGCTTGCTCGCCACAATTCCTGTGTTCTCAGTTCGAGTCAATTATCAGACGCAAACCACAGCACGGGTTGTACAGCATAGCTGTTTACTACAGTATGGGCAACAAACAGGCAAACACGATGCAAAAAAAATGGTACACGGTTTCATTTCCCTTCATATACAAGCATTtaatgtatgtaaaaaaaaagaaagaaagaaaaaagaaagaaagacatcaaacatttgatcattttgattTTGCTGCTTTCTCTTTGAAGAACCAGAAGCAGAGGACTGCAGAGAGAAAAGTCTCGAGCCCCAAAACACAAAGTTCCAGTAGCTCCATctgttagaaataaaaacatgtatacGTTTTCAGTCACAGTATATAGAGATACACATGTGTAAGGCTAGATAAGCCCGACGTGTGTTTAACGCAGTCTTTACCCGCCAGGGTTCGTTGCCTTGTTCGAACTTAGCCAGGTCAACGCTTATCAGAATAGCACCAATAACCGCCACGACTATGCAGCCGCTGTTAACCGCAAGGGACACCTGAAAGCAAAATCATACAGAAAACTTTCACATGGTCCTCTTCGtctgtaaacacatttattgtcaactggctttttatttatttttctgtaactCACAGTTAGGAGGGCTGGATATTTAAAGAGCAGGTTGGAAATGAGTCCAGCAATTATGAACTGTAGGGGGAGAAGAATGAGACTCAGAATAAACACTAATACACATATACTTTTATACATGCTTTTATACAAGGCTGCATCATTTTGACAGTTTAGAGAGACTTACGAGTCCTCCAGTCAGATGGGCGACTCTGAACAGAGTGAGAAGGGTGGTTTTCATCTCCAgtgtcacagaaaacagaattcCCACACCAACGCTGAGGATGCCGCTCACAATCTGCAGAGACTGTACCACAGGCAAATAAATTACCCACAGATAACGTCGATAAGAGAAAATGCTCGAGGTTACGTTCACCTGTCGTGCGGATCTGTGTATCTGAAATGCAGGGCTAAAtcaaagacaactggactcgtttaagtgattatttttttctttgtttttatcaccAATCAACATTCCTCGATTCTAAATGAAGATAGTTTTATCAGAAACATGTTATCAGTGGTGCAAAGTCACACGCTAGTCATGTTTCTGGTTTTCTGATCCAGTTCTCTCAGCCTCAGTGGTGGGTGCCACACTGGGGGTGGTGGTGAGCATTCATGCCACACAGGAAGAAGGCTGAGACAGGCTAATGGGTACTCACAATGTGTCAATACATTTGTGTAGAGTGTGAAATTTACATTGCAAGAAGAATGAGCATATTCGCATGGATATCAGAATCCAACAATGAGACAAACTGAAAATCTGAAGagtgatgtaaaaataaattcaagtaatgtataataataaaaaggctTCAGGGGCGATAGGAGCATGTGCGAAGTGTTGCAACACACTTACAACACACTTAACTTCATGTATTATTTCCTGTGCACCTTTACTGCAAAAACTGACTGAATAAACCAAAGTCagtaaatgagaaacaaaatataatcgtctttaaaaaaaaaaaaaaaaaagtgaagttcTCGATTTATGGGTGTAGCGTgaattaaataagaaataaagcTGTGATGGTTCTGTTTTCGCAAAAACACACCAAGCACTTGTGATGTTGTCACATTTGTCTATGTCATTATATGTAACTCCAGCCTTAACACCTACTCTGTCTACCACAAAAGCCTCCTTCAACCAtttcctgttgctgctgcccAGAACTGCGTAAATGGTATTTAAGACCTTTTCAACGTCTCTAATTCCTCTGCAATATCTTTACAggaaactcttttttttgttttatcaggTGGTTATCAGCAAAAAATTGATGATGGTagacatcgttttttttttcagagaaaaaGTAGATAAGGCAGTAAAAGAAGCTACAGTCTCACTTCCCtttttcatatacatatatccCCATTTCATAcatattttgagaaaaaatgtcagtgtgagAACAAAAACCCACTGACAgagttcctcttttttttaacgGCGCACAATGAATATACATTTTTCCGGCTTTGGGTGAACCTTATTTTCACACATACTAATTAAAGGGCTTCTACTTTAGAGATCTGATcacatcatctcatctcatcctctactaccgcttatcctcactagcaTCGCAGTGGTTGGTGGAATCTAGGTGGGCAGGTCGGCAGTCTTTCGCAGGGtttacacagagacaaacaaaccattcacagtcacacctagggtcagtttagaatcaccaattatgtgcatgtgtttgtaggtgggaggaaaccagagtacccggagaaaacccacgcagacacagggagaacatgtaaacccCACCCAGAAAAGCACAAGCACATTAACTCACATTTATGAAATGTCGTTTGGAGTGttatattttgttcattatAGTCCTTTGATTCAATTTTCATGAAGCAAACCGTTCAGTAATTGTTGGCCGTGTGCCGAGCTTTTTTGGCGTTTGGATGGTAGAGAGAGACGGGTGGTTAACAGGTTGAGAGAGAGTGGGTGACATGTAGCAAAGGGTCCAGATGTTTTAAGGGCCTTACCCCCAACACGGCGGGTTGTTTCTTCAGCAGCTCGTGAAGCGGCCCTTTGTTTTCTGGAATCATCTCTGTGGCCTGGTAATGTCGCGCAATTGTCGTCTCCCTCTTGTCACCTCTCAGCGGCTCCTCGTCAGATAGGATGTCCATGTCAATGTCGGCGCAGGCCATGATGCCTTTCTGTTCTGGAGGGACATGAAAATTTTATAATCCTTTAATTTgctttaacatcaacatggGACAAACACTGACTCCAGACTTTAAAATGAAGCAGTCTACAAACTGACTTCAAAGTGAAGCCGTATTGTATGTTGTCTGTGTTATATGGCGAAGTGCCGATTGTTTAATGACACATGTTCAGTATTGAattgtcagtgttttcttttaattcgcCTTCAACATAAGACAAATTCTGTAGCACATCTACAGCAAAAAATGTAATCTTCACACACGGAATATAACAACGTGCAACAAATTTTTAAGCACATGCtggtatttctatttttcttcccATATATGGTTGATAACATGCACGTTATGGCTTTAATGAAGTCGATCATAGTCTGAGATTATTGTTCTAGACTCGCAACAAACTAGAAAGAGACTGCACAGTGAAACAAAACGGTACTGCAAAACTGTACAAAACTTACATCTTTGTAACATAATACaagagacatttatacttgagGGCAAGCCACAGATTCACACCACAAACTTGCACCTTTAACTTGCGTAGCAACATACAAATTCATTTAAGTTACTGTGCAAACTTTAAATCACCCATAAGCTGTTGATGTGTTTTACAAAAGCaattttcagtttaattaaaaaaaaaaagatcttaaaTGGGGATTCTTACCACGTTTGTCTTGAGCAGTACTTGTAGTTCACACTCTGTCTCAAACAAGTGTCTCACTCTTTAGACATGATGTTCACCTTCCTGCAAAAATACTGAAAGATGaggtcatcacacacttcaacttCCTCACCCTGACACTAAAACCTATTTAACTGTTAAGATGTTCAAGCCCCACCACTTCTTGGTTAAATCTTGTCGTATTTATTCGGTGAAATCACATTTTTGTAGCAAAATCCTATTCTTAAcataaaaattaatataaaataatagttaaaaaaaaaaaaaaaaaaaaaaaaacagctttaggTGTTGGACCAATCAGTTCACATGCAAGCTTTATGTAAGTTTGATAGGTGGGGCGGGCGCGAGGCAAGGGCTGGAAGTTagtcagagacaaagacaagtgGTTTGGCAGGCCATTTCCTTGTCAAACACATTTGATGCGGAAGAAGAATTCTGATTCAGGTCAAgcagagaaaattgaaaaagGTATGGCTTGGGTTACAGAAAATCTTCAAAaatcaccaaaaataaataacttgcgGCACACGCTGCTTTAACTCTGTTTGAACATGTTTGCAGGAGAATGAGGAGGACGTTCGTGTGCGATGAATCAATGGTCATCACTATTCCCCTGGGAACTTTCCGAGATGCTCGAGAGGGCCAGCTGATGCCAGAAAAATTCCActgtgtgttcagagacttCTACAAGCTCTTTATCATTAGAGGAAAACCCAAACCACTCGGGGTAAGTTTGACTGTGGTGCCATGCACACTGACTGCAGCACTATTATACGgacttttctgtgttttttgtaatatgtgttgttattattcTTCCTCCTTTGTTTGTCAAAGGCAGCCCAAGTCACTGCTGGCGTGTTTCTTGTCACCCTTGGTCTGGTATTTAATCGGGGGCTGAACATAATCTATACTCTACCGAGCAttgtggtaaaataaataaataaactaaaaattgcaaacagtttaaatatattgCAGAAttctcacatatatatatatatatattgtaagcATGTAGATTAGctatatttatatgaaaaataattgaTGCTCTGTCATTATCCTAGTATGTGATCACTGGTATGCTGACCTATGCTGCAGGAAAATATCCAAACATGCATGTGGTAAGTAATAATCTATGATATTTTTGCACCTGCAGGCTCACGTTGACTTCCACATAAAGTTGTATCACTCTGTTATTTAGGTCagtatttgcttttaaatcagGCGTCCTTGTACAGTTAATTTGTTCTCTGTCTTTTCCCTGATTGAACTACATGCAGACGACTATGCCAATGTGTATGTACTAGTTAATATTTTCACCTTCCAGGCAAAGCTGTCATTCTCTCTGAACATCATCAGCTTCTTCTGGTCAATTGCGGCATTTGTGATCTGTGTGGTCACTTGGAGTTACCCCGGCCATGATCGAAACAACCCGGTACATTACAGCGCAATCACCTCTGAAAGTTGCTCTTTGAAGTCATATTTTCTTGTAAATCagccttctttttttccccccatttgtTTTACAGCTCTATAGTGGCGTCAATGGGCTGATAGTGAGTCTGCTGGCTGTAGAAAATGTACTGGCCCTATTCTTGATCTACTGGTTGAGTAAAGCTGTGTGCAgacaacatttcaacattttggtACGTCAGTCTCTTTATACCAACAGCGGCTACGTGGAGGAAAAATAAgatgttttataaataatagCAGTCTTAATTAATTCAGTCTTTTGTTCTGCAGCCCACCATACTCCTGAAACAGGCAGACTGAATACTCAGGGCCGATGCCCCAACCCCAGTGACCTGCTTACATGTatgctgcatttaaactttCAGCCTCGGTGTACTCCTCAACAAATGTCAGACGAAAAAGCGAAGGTCATTCTGTGTgagaaatagttgtaaataagaTATAAATGAGAAAAGAGTGACTGGTATATATCTGTTGCCCAATGTCAATGACTAATTATTTTTGGGTAATAGACAGACAATATTAAGCCAAGAAATGTCAATCCGCTACACAAAGGTGTCCTTCCTCGACGCCAAGCAATTGAGGAAGTACAGCTTCCTGTAACTTTCTGTAGATcctttctgaaaaataaatgtgtttgttcagaAGTTGTAAATAATGCCTGTGCTGTTTGACTCttcagctgtattttattattggCTCTAATAAAGAATAGACACAAGGATTGTACGAGtagaaaatgtttgctttttaaaagtttccaccaagtttcaacatttaaaaaaaaaaagatgtatattatttgtttgttttgttgtatctTTAAATCCATTACTTGATTTTCCTTTGGTTTGTTgcctgcaaataaataaagagaactCTATTGCAACTGTTTGCCTTCTTATTAAACTAAAAATGTCATACgttacatgaaaacaataaacaaactaCCGCGAATATTATATCGgtaaggaaaaaaa contains:
- the si:ch211-269k10.4 gene encoding uncharacterized protein si:ch211-269k10.4 — translated: MACADIDMDILSDEEPLRGDKRETTIARHYQATEMIPENKGPLHELLKKQPAVLGSLQIVSGILSVGVGILFSVTLEMKTTLLTLFRVAHLTGGLFIIAGLISNLLFKYPALLTVSLAVNSGCIVVAVIGAILISVDLAKFEQGNEPWRMELLELCVLGLETFLSAVLCFWFFKEKAAKSK
- the LOC125016273 gene encoding uncharacterized protein LOC125016273, encoding MRRTFVCDESMVITIPLGTFRDAREGQLMPEKFHCVFRDFYKLFIIRGKPKPLGAAQVTAGVFLVTLGLVFNRGLNIIYTLPSIVYVITGMLTYAAGKYPNMHVAKLSFSLNIISFFWSIAAFVICVVTWSYPGHDRNNPLYSGVNGLIVSLLAVENVLALFLIYWLSKAVCRQHFNILPTILLKQAD